ATGGTGTCAATGAGGTGCTTGACCCGCCGCACCGCCGAGGAATCCGGGTAGGGCCCATAGTAGCTGCCTCCGTCTTTCAGCACCCGCCGGGTGACCACCAGCATGGGAAAGGCCTCATTCGTCAGCTTCAGAAAGGGATAGTGCTTGTCGTCCTTGAGGGTGACGTTGTAGTGCGGGCGGTGCTGCTTGATGAGATTGGCTTCCAGCACCAGCGCCTCGACCTCGTTCCGGGCCGTGATGAATTCCAGCGTGTCGGCCAGGGCCGTGAACTTGCCGCTTTTGCCCCCCGCCTTGAAATGCTGCCCCACCCGCGCCCGGAGGTTCTTGGCCTTGCCGATATAGATGGGCGTGCCCCCCTTGCGGAAGATATACACGCCGGGCGTGGTGGGCAGCACGGGCAGGTCGTCTGGATGCACCGCCCCAGGATAGGGGAGGGGCGCGCGCCACTCCGTGAGCGAAGGTGCGCTGGCAGCCCCCGCTATGCTGCCTGCCATGAAGCTGTGGCTTATTCGACATGGTCAGACGGCCGGCAACGTGGCCGGCATCCTGCGCGGCGCCACCAGCGCGGGCGATGAACTCAGCGAGCAAGGCCACGCCCAGGCGCAGGCCCTGGCCGCGCAGCTGGCCGCCGCTGATCCCCGCCCACAGGCGGTGTACGCCAGCACCTATCGCCGCGCCCAGCAGACGGCCGAGCCCCTGGCCCGCGCCCTGGGGCTGACCGTGCAGGTGGTGCCCGATGTTCAGGAGGTGGACTGCGGCGACTGGGCCGGCCGCCCCTACCGCGACCTGAAAACGGCCCCCGGGGACCTGCGCCTGCCTGGCGGCGGCCTGGGCTTCCGGGGCGGGGAGAGCTTCGAGCAGATCGCCGCGCGCTTCGTGCAGGCTCTGGAGGAACTGCCCACCAGTCAGCCCGCCGCCCTGGTTTCACATGGCGGCATCCTGCGTATCGGTCTGGCCGCCCTGCTGGGCCGGGACATTGAGCAGGTCTGGCGGAGCGGTGAGCTGGTGCTGGGCAACACCGAATTTGTGATCCTGAACAGAAGTGCCAATGGGTGGACGCTCGGGAAGCACTAATGAAACGAAAAATTCACGATCTGATACAATCGTGATACTTTTCACTTACGAATAGATTCCCCCAACATTTACCTCACACTCCAGTCGAAAGTTCCACCACCCGGCCCTCCAACCGCGCCCGCTCGGCAGCAAAGGCGAGGCGGTGGGCGTCCACAGACTGCGCCAGTGGCGTCGGGGGAGAGGCGGCCCCACGCAAAAAGGCCAGCCACGTCGCCACCAGCCCCAGATCGCCGCCGCCGTGGGTGCCGGCCGTGTCCACCACCCAGCGGGTGAGCGCACCGCTGCGAAAGTCGTGAAGTTCCAGCTCGCCGCGTTCCATCTGGCCGCGCAGTTCGCCGTGGGTGCCCAGCAGCTTCAGGGTGCGCGTGTTGTTGTGGGTAAACGCGCTCACCGTGAGCTGCGCGGTCACGCCGCCCCCAAACAGCACGGTCACGGCTTGGTGGTCCGGCTGGGTGTTGTGGCCCAGGTACACGCATTCGCCGTAGGGCCCCTGCGCCAGCGCTTCCTCCAGCGTCTGCCCGCCAGCCGTGAGCACCGTCACCGGCCAGGCGTGCGGATCGCGGCCCCGGTAGATGGTCCGCGCGTCCGACGGGCAGCCCACCACCGGGCACACCACGCAGCGCGCGGCGGCCCCCGGCGGCGCTTCCCCGGGGCGGAAGTGGTGCAGCCCACCCTCACTGCTCACCCGCAGTGGCGGCGCCCCGGCAAAGGCGCGCAGCAGGTCCAGGTCATGGCTGCTCTTGGCCAGCAGGAAGGGTGCGGCGGGCGGCGACGCGCGCCAGTTGCCCCGCACATAGGAATGGGCGTAATGCCAGTGCGCCACGTTCTCGGCATGCTGAATGCCCACCAGCCGCCCCAGGGCCCCCCCGTCCAGCACCCCCTGCACCGCCTGAAAAAACGGCGTGGCCCGCAGCACATGGCACACCGTGACCCGCCCCGTCGAGGCCGCCTCGGCACGGAGCAGCAGCTCCAATTCGTGTTCGTGCAGGCAGACCGGCTTTTCCAGCAGCACGTCGTAGCCCAGGGCCAGTGCCTGCAGACAGGGCGCCACATGCGCGTCGTCGGGGGTGGCGATCACCACCGCGTCGGCCACCCGGCCCAGGGCAAAGAAGGCGTCCCAGTGGGCGAACTGCGCCGCCGGGGGTACGCCATGCCGCGCGGCCACCTCGGCCAGGCGGGCGGCGCGCGGCTCGACCAGATGGGTGATCACGGCGCCGCCTGCCTGAAGGAGTCGGCCGTAGACGTCGGCCCCCCGGTTGCCGCAGCCCAGCAGGGCAACGCGGGGGCTCACCCTTCACCCGCCATGTCGAAGAACAGCGACTCGCCCTGCGCCCAGGCCCGCAGCCACGTTGAAAGGTCCGGCGTCTGCCACAGGAGGGCCTCTCCAGGTGCCTCGAAATCCTCCACGGCGTCCAGATCGCACAGCCCCACCCGCCCGGTGTCCAGGTCCAGCACCGAGTGCACGTCGCAGCCCCAGTACGCCAGCAGCAGCCACGACGCCGGCCAGCCCTCCTGGGTCAGCGCCCCGGTCTTGGCCCAGCCACTCCAGGCAAGCGTCACCCTCATCGGTGGGCCGCTCAGCCACCCGCGTCCTCAGCGCCGCCAGCAGTCCACGCTCGTTCACCGCCGCTCCACGCCCCAGCCGGGGCCCACCGGGCGCGCCAGCTGCCCGGCCGTCCACTCCAGCCCTGCATACGGATCGTCGGCCAGCAGCAGGGCGCCGTCCAGATCGGCCCAGTCGCACGCGCCCGCCAGGGCCGCCGCCGCCGCGATGCCCAGGCTGCTTTCAATCATGCAGCCCATCATCACCTGCAGGCCCGCCGCCCGCGCCAGCCGCAGGGCGCGCAGGGCCTGCAGCGGCCCGCCCAGCTTGGCCAGTTTCAGGTTCACGCCGTCAAAGGCCCGCGCCAGGGCCAGCACATCCCCCACATGGTGCAGGCTTTCATCCGCCACGATGGGCACCGCCGAGACCCCGCGCAGGGCCGCGTGCCCCTCCAGGTCGCCCGCCGCCAGGGGCTGCTCCACCAGTTCGGCGCGCGCCGCCGCGAGCACGTCCAGCATGCGCCGGGCCTGCGGGCGCGTCCAGGCGGCGTTGGCGTCCACCCGCAGGGCCACCCCGGGCGCTTCCCCCCGCAGGGCCTCCACAATCGCCTCGTCGTGGTCGGTGCCCAGCTTTACCTTCAGGGCCCTGTGCCCACGCGCCGCTGCCTCGCGGGCCTGCCGGCGCATGTCGTCCAGCGCGGCAATGCTGACGGTGTAGCTGCTTTCTGGCAACGGCAGCGGACTCAAGCCCAGCAGTTGCCACGCCGGGCGGCCCACGGCCCGCGCGCACCAATCCACCGCCGCCATCTCCAGGGCGCACCGGGCGCTGGGGTGCCCCTGCGGCATCCGGGCCGCGAGGCGTGCGCCCAGGCCGTCCCAGTCCCAGGGGTCCTCCAGCGCCCCCGAGAGCAGGGGCAGCACGCCCTCCACCGTGGCGCGCGTCTCGCCGTAAAAGGCATTCGGGGCCGCCTCGCCCTGCCCCCGCACGCCGTCCTGCGTGAAGGTCACGAAGGTGCGCGGATACACGCTGTGGGTCCAGCGGGCAATGCCAAAGGGCTGCGCGGTGTGCAGCTCCAGCGTCTCCCAGCTCAGGCTCAAGGCGCCCACCGCCCAAAGCCCTCCAGGCTCTGTTGCAGGCGCGTGCCGTACTCGCCCTCGCCCAGCGTCTCCACCGTCACCCGCATGTGCGTGGCGTTGGCGTGCACCATGCGCCGGTCGTCCAGCATCAGGCCCACGTGCCCGGGAAAGAAGGCGAGGTCGCCGCGCTGCGCCGTGTCGACGGCCTGCAGCGCCGCCTGCTGCTGATCAGCGTCGCGCGGCAGGGCCCGCCCGTGCGCCGCATACACCACCTGCGTGAGCCCCGAGCAGTCCAGGCCCCAGGCGCTGCGCCCGCCCCACACATACGGCGCGTCCAGAAAGCGCAGGGCGAGGTCCGCCACATCCCCCGGCACCGGGGCGAAGGCGGCCGCCTGCACCCAGGCGTCGGCGCCGCCGGCCAGGGTGACGGGCACCCAGCGGCGCCCGTTCTCCTCGACCACCTCACCGGCCCGCGTGCCCACCTGGGCCCCCAGCGCCAGTTCGCCCACCAGCGCGTGCCGGATGCCCGGCTCCGCGTAGGCGTGGGCGCGCAGGGCCGTGACCGGCAGCCGCTCCGCCCCGGGCGGCTGGGGCTGCAGGTCGCCCGCGCGCACCCAGCCCAGGTAGCTGTCGTGTGCAGTGCGCACCCGCGCCCAGCCCTCGCGGTTTTCCCACAGCAGGGCCAGGGGCTCGCCGGGCAGCGCCTCGGTCACCTGCTCGGCGCGGCCTTCGGGGTCACCGAGCAGGCTCAGTCGCCCGGGGCCCGCCCACTGCGGCCGGGTGCCCAGGTAGCGCCAGCCCTCGCCGGGCAGCTGGCCGCGCAGGGCGCTGTCGGCCACGCGGGCCGCCTCGTCGAAGGCGTGAATGCGGGGGTCCAGAACAAAGTCCGTCACGCGCCCCAGCCTACGCCGAACGGAGCCGCCACAGGCCCTCAGAGCCGCGTG
The window above is part of the Deinococcus arcticus genome. Proteins encoded here:
- a CDS encoding histidine phosphatase family protein, with protein sequence MKLWLIRHGQTAGNVAGILRGATSAGDELSEQGHAQAQALAAQLAAADPRPQAVYASTYRRAQQTAEPLARALGLTVQVVPDVQEVDCGDWAGRPYRDLKTAPGDLRLPGGGLGFRGGESFEQIAARFVQALEELPTSQPAALVSHGGILRIGLAALLGRDIEQVWRSGELVLGNTEFVILNRSANGWTLGKH
- a CDS encoding C40 family peptidase, which encodes MTDFVLDPRIHAFDEAARVADSALRGQLPGEGWRYLGTRPQWAGPGRLSLLGDPEGRAEQVTEALPGEPLALLWENREGWARVRTAHDSYLGWVRAGDLQPQPPGAERLPVTALRAHAYAEPGIRHALVGELALGAQVGTRAGEVVEENGRRWVPVTLAGGADAWVQAAAFAPVPGDVADLALRFLDAPYVWGGRSAWGLDCSGLTQVVYAAHGRALPRDADQQQAALQAVDTAQRGDLAFFPGHVGLMLDDRRMVHANATHMRVTVETLGEGEYGTRLQQSLEGFGRWAP
- a CDS encoding Gfo/Idh/MocA family protein, translated to MSPRVALLGCGNRGADVYGRLLQAGGAVITHLVEPRAARLAEVAARHGVPPAAQFAHWDAFFALGRVADAVVIATPDDAHVAPCLQALALGYDVLLEKPVCLHEHELELLLRAEAASTGRVTVCHVLRATPFFQAVQGVLDGGALGRLVGIQHAENVAHWHYAHSYVRGNWRASPPAAPFLLAKSSHDLDLLRAFAGAPPLRVSSEGGLHHFRPGEAPPGAAARCVVCPVVGCPSDARTIYRGRDPHAWPVTVLTAGGQTLEEALAQGPYGECVYLGHNTQPDHQAVTVLFGGGVTAQLTVSAFTHNNTRTLKLLGTHGELRGQMERGELELHDFRSGALTRWVVDTAGTHGGGDLGLVATWLAFLRGAASPPTPLAQSVDAHRLAFAAERARLEGRVVELSTGV
- a CDS encoding enolase C-terminal domain-like protein; its protein translation is MSLSWETLELHTAQPFGIARWTHSVYPRTFVTFTQDGVRGQGEAAPNAFYGETRATVEGVLPLLSGALEDPWDWDGLGARLAARMPQGHPSARCALEMAAVDWCARAVGRPAWQLLGLSPLPLPESSYTVSIAALDDMRRQAREAAARGHRALKVKLGTDHDEAIVEALRGEAPGVALRVDANAAWTRPQARRMLDVLAAARAELVEQPLAAGDLEGHAALRGVSAVPIVADESLHHVGDVLALARAFDGVNLKLAKLGGPLQALRALRLARAAGLQVMMGCMIESSLGIAAAAALAGACDWADLDGALLLADDPYAGLEWTAGQLARPVGPGWGVERR